One region of Sphingomonas abietis genomic DNA includes:
- a CDS encoding universal stress protein, which yields MRTILLPVHDDAGQNARLRAALDSLRAVDGRLVCIDLVVPDPAGDPFGGIAQVVTERERLRETSNQQRVADYLALEGVDADWIEAFGDPEECLVRAAALSDLIVASTISGSGLTHRVGGLSDALIVRAKRPILAIPESLDGFDVEGHVMIAWDGSRSCIAAMRAAIPLLTRARSIALFEVDDGSVHIPAESGVTYLARYGIVSHALPRHALIEAAGSMIVTQCRRRHPAYLVMGGYGHSRTREALFGGATRTMLREARVPLLLAHE from the coding sequence ATGAGAACGATCCTGCTTCCCGTCCACGACGATGCCGGCCAGAATGCACGGCTGCGCGCAGCACTCGACAGCCTGCGTGCGGTCGATGGGCGGCTGGTGTGCATCGACCTCGTCGTACCTGACCCGGCTGGCGATCCGTTCGGCGGGATCGCCCAGGTGGTAACCGAGCGCGAACGCCTGCGGGAAACGAGTAACCAGCAGCGGGTCGCGGACTATCTCGCGCTCGAAGGCGTGGATGCCGACTGGATCGAGGCGTTCGGCGATCCGGAGGAATGCCTGGTGCGCGCGGCCGCGCTCTCGGATCTCATCGTCGCCAGCACGATCAGCGGATCAGGGCTCACGCATCGCGTCGGCGGACTCAGCGATGCGCTGATCGTCCGCGCGAAACGGCCGATCCTCGCGATTCCCGAATCGCTGGACGGGTTCGATGTCGAAGGCCATGTCATGATCGCGTGGGACGGATCGCGCTCCTGCATCGCGGCGATGCGCGCCGCCATCCCGCTGCTTACGCGCGCCCGCTCGATCGCTCTGTTCGAGGTCGACGACGGGTCGGTTCACATCCCCGCGGAAAGCGGGGTCACCTACCTCGCCCGATACGGTATCGTCAGTCACGCGCTGCCCAGGCACGCGCTGATCGAGGCAGCTGGTTCGATGATCGTCACACAATGTCGCCGCAGACATCCGGCCTATCTGGTGATGGGCGGATACGGGCACAGCAGGACGCGCGAGGCGCTGTTCGGCGGCGCCACACGGACGATGCTCCGCGAGGCGCGCGTGCCACTGCTTCTCGCCCATGAATAG
- a CDS encoding response regulator transcription factor, with amino-acid sequence MIAPTPAASPSSRPRILLVEDDSAVRRSLQLLLQARGWDVRAHASGATMLEDPAWRQAACMVADYQLAGLDGFEVLARLRAKGWAGPAVLITAYPSAELTDRAAAGGFAQVIEKPFREGAVADAVARLTRMH; translated from the coding sequence ATGATAGCTCCCACACCCGCCGCATCGCCCTCGTCGCGCCCTCGCATCCTGCTGGTCGAGGACGACAGCGCGGTGCGGCGTTCGTTGCAGCTCCTTCTGCAGGCGCGCGGCTGGGATGTCCGTGCCCATGCGAGCGGTGCCACGATGCTCGAAGATCCGGCATGGCGGCAAGCGGCCTGCATGGTCGCCGATTACCAGTTGGCGGGACTGGACGGCTTCGAGGTGCTGGCACGCCTGCGCGCGAAGGGCTGGGCCGGCCCGGCGGTCCTGATCACCGCCTATCCGTCCGCCGAACTCACGGACCGCGCGGCGGCCGGTGGTTTTGCCCAGGTGATCGAGAAGCCGTTTCGTGAAGGCGCGGTCGCCGACGCCGTTGCGCGCCTGACCCGGATGCATTGA
- a CDS encoding PAS domain S-box protein, producing MTKSLCRKERHNLLSWPERSSLSCYVIAFGFTLAAALLRLALAPILLEREPFLFFAVSVAAASLWCGWRPAAIAAFLSAVTGTWLFLDTQALHAVDVVEITAFLSTCAAVTIVVEMMRRWRARADAHAALAEGRLDAANLLAEELDLLIDGSQGQAIYMLDPAGRVTIWNKGAERLKGWTEEEVVGRSGAIFYPAEAIAAGKPEADLTRARYERRFEEEDWRVRKDGSEFLASISFTALQDETGTLRGFAKYVSDITEQRAAEQALRSSERHLRSILSTVPDAMIVIDEKGLILSFSTAAERLFGYSEEEVRGANISRLMPSPDRERHDSYLRRYLATGERRIIGIGRIVFAQRRDGTTFPMELSVGEAFGDDQRLFTGFIRDLTERRQAEERLEEVQSELIHVSRISAMGTMASTLAHELNQPITAVANYVEAVRDLLADPDMGDMPMIREALDDAAKESMRAGHIVRRLRDFVARGESDKTVEKLPALINEAAVLGLIGAREKGVRPHFDLDPDATPVLADRVQIQQVLINLIRNAIEAMASTAQKEVTVTSRNDERDMVRITVSDTGPGVDPKVGAQLFTAFISTKSEGMGLGLSICRTIVEANGGRIWMEPRDGGGTHFHFTVQKMHMEIKDAG from the coding sequence ATGACGAAGTCACTTTGTCGGAAGGAGCGCCACAACTTGCTCTCATGGCCTGAGCGATCGAGCTTGAGCTGCTACGTGATCGCGTTCGGTTTCACGCTTGCAGCTGCGCTCCTGAGGTTGGCATTGGCGCCTATCCTGCTGGAGCGCGAGCCTTTTCTGTTCTTCGCGGTTTCGGTCGCCGCTGCTTCTTTGTGGTGCGGGTGGCGTCCTGCGGCGATCGCGGCTTTTCTCTCGGCCGTGACGGGGACATGGTTGTTTCTCGACACGCAGGCCTTGCACGCCGTGGATGTCGTCGAAATCACGGCATTCCTTTCGACCTGCGCTGCCGTCACCATCGTCGTCGAGATGATGCGGCGATGGCGTGCCCGCGCTGACGCGCATGCAGCCCTTGCGGAAGGGCGTCTCGATGCGGCGAACCTCCTCGCCGAGGAACTCGACCTGCTGATCGACGGTAGTCAGGGACAGGCCATCTACATGCTCGATCCTGCGGGCCGCGTGACGATCTGGAACAAGGGCGCCGAGCGCCTCAAGGGATGGACCGAAGAGGAGGTTGTCGGCCGCTCCGGCGCCATCTTCTATCCCGCCGAGGCGATTGCGGCAGGCAAGCCGGAAGCCGATTTGACCAGAGCGCGATACGAGCGGCGGTTTGAGGAAGAGGACTGGAGAGTTCGCAAGGACGGCTCCGAGTTTCTCGCAAGCATCTCTTTCACCGCGCTCCAGGACGAGACAGGCACACTGCGTGGCTTCGCCAAATATGTGTCCGACATCACTGAGCAACGTGCGGCCGAGCAGGCGTTGCGCTCGAGCGAGCGGCATCTGCGCTCGATCCTCTCTACCGTCCCGGATGCGATGATCGTGATCGATGAGAAAGGGCTTATCCTCTCGTTCAGCACCGCCGCCGAGCGCCTTTTCGGTTACAGCGAGGAGGAGGTGCGCGGGGCGAATATCAGCCGATTGATGCCGTCGCCTGATCGAGAGCGACACGATAGCTATCTCCGGCGCTACCTTGCCACGGGTGAGCGCCGAATTATCGGCATCGGTCGCATCGTTTTCGCACAACGACGGGATGGCACGACCTTTCCCATGGAGCTGTCGGTTGGAGAGGCGTTCGGCGATGACCAGCGCCTGTTCACCGGTTTCATCCGAGACCTGACCGAGCGTCGACAGGCCGAGGAGCGGCTGGAGGAGGTCCAGTCGGAGTTGATCCACGTTTCGCGGATCAGCGCGATGGGCACGATGGCCTCCACGCTCGCGCACGAGCTCAACCAACCCATCACCGCGGTCGCCAATTATGTCGAGGCGGTGCGCGATCTGTTGGCCGATCCCGATATGGGCGACATGCCGATGATCCGCGAGGCGCTTGATGACGCCGCGAAGGAGAGCATGCGCGCCGGCCATATCGTCCGGAGGCTGAGGGACTTCGTCGCGCGGGGAGAGAGTGACAAGACGGTCGAAAAGCTGCCGGCGCTGATCAACGAGGCCGCCGTGCTCGGTCTGATTGGGGCGCGGGAGAAGGGGGTGCGTCCGCATTTCGATCTCGATCCCGACGCGACGCCCGTGCTTGCCGATCGGGTCCAGATCCAACAGGTGCTGATAAATCTGATCCGCAACGCGATCGAGGCCATGGCCTCTACCGCCCAAAAGGAAGTAACGGTCACCAGCCGGAACGACGAGCGCGATATGGTCCGCATCACGGTCAGCGATACCGGGCCTGGCGTCGATCCGAAGGTCGGCGCACAGCTTTTCACCGCCTTCATCAGCACCAAGAGCGAGGGCATGGGGCTCGGGCTGTCGATCTGTCGCACGATCGTCGAGGCGAATGGGGGGCGGATTTGGATGGAGCCACGTGATGGCGGTGGTACACATTTTCACTTCACCGTGCAGAAAATGCATATGGAGATCAAAGATGCCGGATAA
- a CDS encoding response regulator transcription factor — protein MPDKRLVHIVDDEEAIRRSASFMLRTSGFAVETWESGVTLLKGVRHADQGCILLDVRMPEMDGLEVQQALAERGVTMPVVILTGHGDVSIAVRAMKAGAVDFIEKPFEKATLLGALDAAFGRLERATQRDERAADATVLLQALTPRERDVLAGLANGLPNKTIAYDLGISARTVEVHRANLMIKLEVRSLSDALRIAFAAGLGA, from the coding sequence ATGCCGGATAAGCGGCTTGTACATATCGTCGATGATGAGGAGGCGATCCGTCGCTCGGCCAGCTTCATGCTCAGGACATCGGGCTTTGCGGTCGAGACCTGGGAGTCGGGCGTGACCCTGCTCAAGGGAGTCCGTCACGCCGATCAGGGCTGCATACTGCTCGACGTCCGCATGCCGGAGATGGATGGGCTCGAGGTCCAGCAGGCGCTGGCCGAGCGTGGCGTGACCATGCCGGTCGTGATCCTGACGGGGCACGGCGATGTATCGATCGCGGTACGGGCGATGAAGGCTGGCGCCGTCGACTTCATCGAGAAACCGTTCGAGAAGGCCACATTACTCGGGGCGCTCGACGCTGCGTTCGGACGCCTGGAACGCGCCACGCAGCGCGATGAGCGGGCGGCAGACGCCACGGTGCTGCTCCAGGCGCTGACGCCGCGTGAGCGCGACGTCCTGGCCGGCCTCGCCAACGGGTTGCCGAACAAGACCATCGCCTATGATCTCGGCATTTCGGCCCGCACTGTCGAGGTCCATCGGGCCAATCTCATGATCAAATTGGAGGTGCGCAGCCTTTCGGATGCGCTCCGCATCGCCTTCGCCGCCGGCCTCGGTGCCTGA
- a CDS encoding GNAT family N-acetyltransferase, translated as MDRDMDERTTRSGFTFHVRTATDIDDPLLADFFAHVSEDDLRFRFLSAMPHVSEAQLRAMTHVDHRHTESFVAFTQDGSLLVATAMLACDPALAHAEVAIAIRADHKARGIGWELLHYIAGVAAARGIQTIESLESRANHAAIEVEQDSGFRMESVPDDPTVVRVVKTLSPA; from the coding sequence ATGGATCGGGATATGGATGAGCGGACGACGCGCTCCGGCTTCACGTTCCACGTGCGGACGGCGACGGACATCGACGATCCCTTGCTCGCGGACTTCTTCGCGCATGTGAGCGAGGACGATCTGCGCTTCCGCTTCCTGTCCGCAATGCCGCATGTCAGCGAGGCGCAACTGCGCGCGATGACCCATGTCGATCATCGCCATACGGAATCCTTCGTGGCTTTCACGCAGGATGGATCGCTGCTAGTCGCCACCGCGATGCTCGCCTGCGATCCGGCGCTCGCCCATGCCGAGGTCGCCATCGCGATCCGCGCCGATCACAAGGCGCGCGGGATCGGCTGGGAATTGCTCCATTATATCGCCGGTGTCGCGGCTGCGCGCGGCATCCAGACGATCGAATCGCTCGAAAGCCGGGCGAATCATGCGGCGATCGAGGTGGAGCAGGATTCGGGATTTCGCATGGAGAGTGTTCCCGACGACCCTACCGTCGTGCGCGTGGTCAAGACGCTGTCGCCGGCATGA
- a CDS encoding bifunctional enoyl-CoA hydratase/phosphate acetyltransferase — translation MENRTFDEISIGETASITRALTADDIQIFAAVSGDVNPAHLDLAYAETDMFHHVIAHGMWGAGLISAILGTELPGPGTIYLGQSLRFCHPVGLGDRITAAVTVIEKHPEHHIVLLDCRCVNQQGETVITGQAEVKAPSAKVRRPRVALPEVRIVRHDHFRRLAELARAGEPLATAIAHPCSPDAITAAVEAAEAGFIAPILIGPRAKIEAAARKANADIAPFPLIDTPHSHAAAVQAVAQVRSGDAKLLMKGSLHTDELMAAVVSATAGLRTDRRISHAYLMEVPGYPRPLIITDAAINIEPTLEEKADILRNAIDLAHVIGITLPKIALLAAVETVNPRMPTTLDAAALCKMADRGQIIGAVIDGPLAFDNAISEAAAREKGIVSPVAGKADILMVPDLEAGNMVAKQLSFLAGADAAGVVLGARAPIVLTSRSDSVRTRLASCAVAVLLARAATKVRPEC, via the coding sequence ATCGAGAACCGCACCTTCGACGAGATCAGTATCGGCGAAACCGCGAGCATCACTCGGGCGCTCACCGCCGACGATATCCAGATCTTCGCCGCCGTATCGGGAGACGTGAACCCAGCCCATCTCGACCTGGCCTATGCCGAGACGGACATGTTCCACCACGTGATTGCCCACGGCATGTGGGGTGCCGGACTGATCTCCGCGATCCTCGGCACCGAGTTGCCGGGGCCAGGCACAATCTATCTGGGGCAATCGCTCCGCTTCTGCCACCCGGTAGGCCTCGGCGACAGGATCACCGCAGCCGTCACGGTGATCGAGAAGCACCCCGAGCATCACATTGTGCTGCTCGACTGCCGATGCGTGAACCAGCAGGGCGAGACGGTTATCACCGGCCAGGCCGAGGTGAAGGCGCCTTCAGCGAAGGTGCGCCGCCCGCGCGTCGCACTACCGGAAGTGCGCATCGTCCGTCACGATCACTTCCGCCGGCTCGCGGAGCTGGCTCGGGCGGGGGAGCCGCTCGCCACAGCCATCGCCCATCCGTGCAGCCCAGACGCGATCACCGCGGCGGTGGAGGCCGCCGAGGCCGGATTCATTGCGCCGATCCTGATCGGGCCGCGCGCGAAGATCGAAGCCGCCGCGCGGAAAGCCAACGCCGATATCGCGCCCTTCCCCCTTATCGACACCCCCCACAGCCATGCCGCCGCTGTCCAGGCGGTCGCGCAAGTCCGCTCAGGCGACGCGAAGCTACTGATGAAGGGCTCGCTCCACACCGACGAGTTGATGGCAGCTGTCGTATCGGCGACGGCGGGGCTACGCACTGACCGGCGGATCAGCCACGCCTATCTGATGGAGGTGCCCGGATACCCCCGACCGCTCATCATTACCGACGCCGCGATCAACATCGAACCGACACTGGAGGAAAAGGCCGACATCTTGCGCAACGCTATCGACCTCGCCCACGTGATCGGCATCACCCTGCCCAAGATTGCGCTGCTCGCGGCGGTCGAGACAGTCAATCCTAGGATGCCGACCACGTTGGACGCCGCTGCGTTGTGCAAGATGGCCGATCGCGGCCAGATCATCGGAGCCGTCATCGATGGTCCCCTCGCTTTCGACAATGCGATCAGCGAGGCGGCGGCGAGGGAGAAAGGCATCGTCTCGCCCGTCGCCGGGAAAGCAGACATCCTGATGGTCCCTGATTTGGAAGCGGGAAACATGGTGGCCAAGCAACTCTCTTTCCTGGCAGGCGCGGACGCGGCGGGCGTCGTGCTCGGCGCGCGCGCGCCGATCGTCCTGACAAGCCGTTCGGACAGTGTGCGGACCCGCCTCGCCTCCTGCGCGGTAGCGGTGCTCCTGGCACGCGCAGCGACGAAAGTCAGGCCAGAGTGCTGA
- a CDS encoding YoaK family protein, with amino-acid sequence MLIRQGDKRNERIDRWLASVLASVAGGLNAAVFHAVGFFSANMTGNVSALSSLLAYGRWLQGLGYLSIVMTFVGGAMASTLVIDAGLRRGMRPIYARVVIAEALLLALLWLTEVALPRLVSGVPLLILGLSFLMGLQNAVVTHISNARIRTTHVSGMATDVGIELAKLVHQRRQRDKAGENEELVTKLRLHLQTIGFFLAGGIVGVLLYRLIGIGTLLIASLPLLLISVPPVWGARKTSARAR; translated from the coding sequence ATGCTGATCCGACAAGGCGATAAACGTAATGAGCGCATCGACCGATGGCTGGCGAGCGTGCTCGCCAGCGTCGCTGGCGGCCTTAATGCGGCGGTCTTCCACGCCGTTGGTTTCTTCTCCGCCAATATGACCGGCAATGTCTCGGCACTTTCCAGCCTGCTCGCTTATGGCCGATGGCTGCAGGGTCTGGGGTATCTGTCGATCGTAATGACGTTCGTAGGCGGAGCCATGGCGTCCACCCTCGTGATCGACGCCGGACTGCGACGTGGGATGAGGCCGATCTATGCCAGAGTCGTCATCGCAGAAGCGCTGCTGCTGGCGCTGTTATGGCTCACGGAAGTGGCCTTGCCACGACTCGTGTCAGGCGTGCCGCTCCTGATCCTGGGCCTGAGCTTCCTCATGGGCCTCCAGAACGCGGTCGTAACCCACATCTCCAACGCGCGCATCCGAACCACCCACGTCTCGGGAATGGCAACCGACGTCGGCATCGAACTTGCCAAGCTGGTTCATCAGCGCCGGCAACGTGACAAGGCCGGCGAAAACGAGGAACTGGTCACCAAGCTGCGATTGCATCTTCAGACCATTGGCTTTTTCCTTGCCGGAGGTATCGTGGGCGTCCTCCTTTATCGCCTGATTGGCATCGGGACGCTTCTGATCGCGTCCCTGCCGCTGCTGCTGATCAGCGTTCCGCCCGTTTGGGGGGCGCGCAAGACCAGTGCCCGCGCTCGCTGA
- a CDS encoding universal stress protein, protein MKTILLLVHDDPGQEARLQVALDLTRGLNGHLNCLDVSILPNVAGDFYGATAMILEDERERESANRSRLEPRLAREDVPWNWRDITGELSECLAREATLADLIVVNRGLDTILSPDMRHVADHLLHDTKTPVFAVPDTATSLDVKGHGLVAWDGSDAAGAALRAATPLLVLAEKITIVQVGKPCGDASAEDAAAYLSRHGGRATVDLIRERNDDVGARLLAEVRNRRADYIVMGGYGHNRLREALLGGVTRTLLRETRVPLFLAH, encoded by the coding sequence ATGAAGACCATCCTGCTCCTCGTTCACGATGATCCCGGCCAAGAGGCGCGGCTGCAGGTCGCACTTGACCTCACGCGTGGGCTGAATGGCCATCTCAACTGCCTCGACGTGTCCATTCTGCCGAACGTCGCGGGTGACTTCTATGGTGCGACAGCGATGATCCTTGAGGACGAGCGCGAGCGGGAATCGGCCAATCGCAGCAGGCTTGAACCGCGACTTGCGCGCGAGGACGTGCCTTGGAACTGGCGGGACATAACCGGCGAACTCAGCGAGTGTCTCGCGCGCGAAGCCACCCTCGCCGACCTGATTGTTGTCAATCGCGGCCTCGACACGATCCTTTCGCCCGACATGCGCCACGTTGCGGACCACTTGCTTCACGATACGAAAACGCCGGTCTTCGCGGTGCCGGACACGGCGACGTCCCTTGATGTGAAGGGCCACGGACTCGTGGCGTGGGACGGATCCGACGCGGCGGGCGCCGCGCTGCGCGCTGCGACGCCGCTTCTCGTTCTGGCGGAAAAGATCACCATCGTGCAAGTCGGCAAGCCGTGCGGTGACGCCTCGGCCGAGGATGCTGCGGCCTATCTCTCCCGGCATGGCGGGCGGGCGACTGTCGATCTCATCCGAGAGCGCAACGACGATGTCGGCGCGCGATTGCTGGCCGAGGTCCGCAATCGCCGGGCTGACTATATCGTGATGGGCGGATACGGCCATAATCGACTGCGCGAGGCGCTGCTTGGCGGCGTTACGCGAACGCTGCTTCGGGAAACACGCGTCCCCCTCTTCCTCGCGCACTGA
- a CDS encoding L,D-transpeptidase encodes MGALAQEAVIGAGSVANAIHALKAGEFLWAPEVAPSGPVLVIVSIETQRANVYRNGVLIGVSTASIGKAGHETPIGIFTILQKQMEHKSNLYDDAPMPFMQRLTWEGVAMHAGNLPGYPASHGCIRLPLVFACDLYGVSKLGMTVVVTDGASVPRVAPTPDILNDMAGMAETSDTASVWQPERAPTGPLSIVISGADRRLLVLRNGVVIGSTPISMKEPIIAPKAFSLRSVEGSVLHWMQLPLPGEAVTDAEPADTSKMWIPDPFRRKLAAILAPGATVVMTPDTLAQGDTGHALTVIAGQDEK; translated from the coding sequence ATGGGCGCATTGGCCCAGGAGGCAGTGATCGGAGCCGGGTCGGTCGCGAACGCGATACATGCCCTCAAAGCCGGCGAGTTCCTCTGGGCGCCCGAGGTCGCGCCGAGCGGCCCGGTGCTGGTGATCGTCAGTATCGAGACCCAACGCGCCAATGTCTATCGCAACGGTGTGCTGATCGGCGTGTCGACCGCCTCCATCGGCAAGGCGGGCCACGAGACGCCGATCGGCATCTTCACGATCCTCCAGAAGCAGATGGAGCACAAATCCAACCTGTACGACGACGCACCGATGCCGTTCATGCAACGGCTGACCTGGGAGGGTGTGGCCATGCATGCCGGCAACCTGCCGGGCTATCCTGCCTCCCACGGGTGCATCCGTCTGCCGCTTGTCTTCGCCTGCGACCTTTACGGCGTGAGCAAGCTGGGCATGACGGTGGTCGTCACCGACGGCGCCTCAGTGCCACGGGTGGCGCCGACGCCCGATATTCTGAACGATATGGCTGGTATGGCCGAGACCTCCGATACGGCCTCCGTCTGGCAGCCGGAGCGCGCGCCAACCGGGCCGCTCTCGATCGTCATCAGCGGGGCTGACAGGCGCCTGCTGGTGCTCCGCAACGGTGTCGTCATCGGCTCGACCCCCATCTCGATGAAGGAGCCGATCATCGCACCCAAGGCGTTCAGCCTCCGATCGGTGGAGGGAAGCGTGCTTCACTGGATGCAATTGCCTTTGCCTGGCGAGGCGGTGACGGATGCGGAGCCGGCCGATACATCGAAAATGTGGATCCCCGATCCCTTTCGCCGGAAGCTCGCCGCGATATTGGCCCCCGGCGCCACGGTGGTCATGACGCCGGATACGCTGGCGCAAGGGGATACCGGCCATGCCCTGACGGTGATCGCCGGGCAGGACGAGAAATAG
- a CDS encoding Crp/Fnr family transcriptional regulator: MRNEPINNRLLLSLPPETLQRLMPEMDLIQTESGAVIDHIDGLIEHLYFVNRGIVSLVKVMHDGRSVEVGAIGIEGVTDSNALFGVDVAITETMVQVPGSAFKIGRAFLSRELENDRALRRMMERYWRFAFGQLAQTAACNRLHTLEERCCRWLLTSHDSALDDSFPLTHEFLATMLGATRSSVSLTAKVLHRAGCIDYTRGIVTIADRLGLEETACECYSETATEMNRLFGPDTRPPH, encoded by the coding sequence ATGCGGAACGAACCCATCAACAATCGCCTGCTGCTGTCACTTCCTCCCGAGACACTGCAGCGGCTCATGCCGGAGATGGACCTGATCCAGACCGAATCCGGCGCGGTCATCGATCATATCGACGGTCTCATCGAGCATCTCTATTTTGTCAATCGTGGCATCGTCTCGCTGGTCAAGGTGATGCATGACGGCCGATCGGTAGAGGTCGGCGCCATTGGCATCGAAGGCGTGACGGATTCGAATGCGCTGTTCGGCGTCGATGTTGCGATTACCGAGACGATGGTCCAGGTGCCTGGCAGCGCTTTCAAGATCGGCCGCGCCTTCCTCAGTCGTGAGTTGGAGAATGATCGCGCATTGCGGCGCATGATGGAGCGTTATTGGCGCTTCGCCTTCGGCCAGCTCGCGCAGACCGCCGCCTGCAATCGGCTGCATACACTTGAGGAGCGCTGTTGCCGCTGGCTTCTCACCAGCCACGACAGTGCGCTCGATGATTCGTTTCCGCTCACCCACGAATTTCTGGCCACGATGCTGGGCGCGACGCGTTCCAGCGTGTCGCTGACCGCCAAGGTTCTCCATCGCGCCGGCTGCATCGATTACACGCGCGGCATCGTCACCATCGCCGACAGGCTGGGCCTCGAGGAGACCGCGTGCGAATGCTACTCCGAGACCGCGACCGAGATGAACCGGCTGTTCGGCCCGGACACCCGGCCACCGCACTGA